The Solirubrobacterales bacterium genome includes a region encoding these proteins:
- the atpG gene encoding ATP synthase F1 subunit gamma, with amino-acid sequence MATQKEVKNRISSVKNIHKITRAMEMVAAARLRRAEQRIAAMRPYAQAIRKMTRQVAEASSGEIGHVKLLQEREQTRAVGVALITGDRGLAGSFNTNIVREGVRLRREFEGRGSEVSFAVVGRRGNSTMSFRGENVVNSYVGFTDRPSFSNAREISRDLTTAYADEELDRVELVYNRYVSPLTQYVRRQTLLPLQQAEVFGEGLPEPEEPADPELAEAHERAYWDYEPEPEELLPKLFEEYVDLSVFRALLESAASEHGARMTAMRSAAENAQDMIADLTLEMNRVRQAEITQEILEVVSGAEALG; translated from the coding sequence ATAGCCACCCAGAAGGAAGTCAAGAACCGGATCTCGTCCGTCAAGAACATCCACAAGATCACGCGGGCGATGGAGATGGTGGCCGCCGCGCGTCTGCGCCGCGCCGAGCAGCGGATCGCGGCGATGCGCCCGTACGCGCAGGCGATCCGCAAGATGACGCGCCAGGTCGCGGAGGCGTCGAGCGGCGAGATCGGGCACGTGAAGCTGCTCCAGGAGCGAGAGCAGACGCGGGCGGTTGGGGTCGCGCTGATCACCGGGGACCGCGGCCTCGCGGGCTCGTTCAACACCAACATCGTGCGCGAGGGGGTGCGGCTGCGTCGCGAGTTCGAAGGTCGGGGCTCCGAGGTGAGCTTTGCGGTCGTCGGCCGGCGCGGCAACTCGACGATGAGCTTCCGCGGCGAGAACGTCGTCAACTCCTACGTTGGCTTCACCGACCGGCCATCGTTCTCCAACGCGCGGGAGATCTCCCGCGACCTGACCACCGCCTACGCGGACGAGGAGCTGGACCGCGTCGAGCTGGTCTACAACCGCTACGTCTCGCCGCTGACCCAATACGTGCGCCGCCAGACCCTGCTGCCGCTGCAACAGGCGGAGGTCTTCGGCGAGGGCCTGCCCGAGCCCGAGGAGCCGGCCGACCCGGAGCTTGCCGAAGCGCACGAGCGCGCATACTGGGACTACGAGCCCGAGCCCGAGGAGCTGCTCCCGAAGCTGTTCGAGGAGTACGTCGACCTCTCGGTCTTCCGGGCGCTGCTGGAGTCGGCGGCGTCAGAGCACGGGGCGCGGATGACCGCGATGCGCAGCGCGGCGGAGAACGCGCAGGACATGATCGCCGACCTGACCCTGGAGATGAACCGGGTCCGTCAGGCGGAGATCACGCAGGAGATCCTTGAAGTCGTCTCCGGCGCGGAAGCGCTCGGTTAA
- the atpD gene encoding F0F1 ATP synthase subunit beta yields MAENNGKRSTEQNVGTIEQVTGVVVDALFPDELPEIYSALTIDLSRGDDKDSTVLVCEVQQHLGDDRVRAVAMDATDGLRRGQQVVDTGGPITVPVGDETLGRIFNLLGEVIDQGDEVKAETRWPIHRPAPEVEDLTPTQEILETGIKVVDLLAPYAKGGKVGLFGGAGVGKTVLIQELIRNIAEEHEGRSAFCGVGERSREGNDLWLEMKESGVLDRTMLVFGQMNEPPGARLRVALSGLTMAEYFREQGGQDVLLFIDNIFRFVQAGSEVSALLGRMPSAVGYQPTLETEMGELQERITSTKQGSVTSIQAIYVPADDLTDPAPASVFAHLNATTTLSRAISEKGIYPAVDPLDSTSTILKPDIVGEEHYATATDVQEVLQRYKELQDIIAILGIDELSDEDKVAVNRARKIERFLSQPFFVASQFTGRDGEYVPIADTVRSFREILDGKYDDLPESAFYMKGPIEQVSGTEEKAERDEGVERVAAEARAEEEEREKEEAPA; encoded by the coding sequence GTGGCCGAGAACAACGGGAAACGTTCGACTGAGCAAAACGTCGGCACGATCGAACAGGTGACCGGGGTGGTGGTCGACGCGCTCTTCCCCGACGAGCTGCCCGAGATCTACTCCGCGCTCACCATCGATCTCTCGCGCGGTGACGACAAGGACTCGACGGTGTTGGTCTGCGAGGTCCAGCAGCATCTCGGCGACGACCGCGTACGCGCCGTGGCCATGGACGCCACAGACGGCCTGCGCCGTGGCCAGCAGGTGGTCGATACCGGCGGGCCGATCACGGTCCCCGTGGGTGACGAAACCCTCGGCCGGATCTTCAACCTGTTGGGTGAGGTGATCGATCAGGGCGACGAGGTCAAGGCGGAAACACGGTGGCCGATCCATCGGCCGGCGCCCGAGGTCGAGGACCTGACCCCGACCCAGGAGATTCTCGAGACCGGGATCAAGGTCGTCGACCTGCTCGCTCCGTACGCCAAGGGCGGCAAGGTCGGCCTGTTCGGTGGCGCCGGCGTCGGCAAGACGGTGCTGATCCAGGAGCTGATCCGCAACATCGCCGAGGAGCATGAGGGGCGCTCGGCGTTCTGCGGCGTCGGCGAGCGCTCGCGCGAGGGCAACGACCTCTGGCTGGAGATGAAGGAGTCCGGCGTGCTCGACCGGACGATGCTCGTCTTCGGGCAGATGAACGAGCCTCCGGGCGCGAGGCTTCGCGTAGCCCTCTCCGGGCTGACGATGGCCGAGTACTTCCGTGAGCAAGGCGGGCAGGACGTGCTGCTGTTCATCGACAACATCTTCCGCTTCGTCCAGGCGGGCTCCGAGGTCTCGGCCCTGCTCGGGCGGATGCCGTCGGCAGTCGGTTACCAGCCCACCCTGGAAACCGAGATGGGCGAGCTACAGGAGCGGATCACTTCGACGAAGCAGGGGTCGGTGACTTCGATCCAGGCGATCTATGTCCCCGCGGACGACCTGACCGATCCGGCTCCGGCCTCTGTGTTCGCGCACCTGAACGCCACGACGACGCTGTCACGCGCAATCTCGGAGAAGGGCATCTATCCGGCGGTCGACCCGCTCGACTCGACCTCGACGATCCTCAAGCCGGACATCGTCGGCGAGGAGCACTATGCGACCGCTACCGACGTGCAGGAGGTGCTCCAGCGCTACAAGGAGCTGCAGGACATCATCGCCATCCTGGGCATCGACGAGCTCTCCGACGAGGACAAGGTGGCGGTCAATCGGGCGCGCAAGATCGAGCGCTTCCTCTCGCAGCCGTTCTTCGTTGCCTCGCAGTTCACCGGCCGCGACGGCGAGTACGTGCCCATCGCCGACACCGTGCGCAGCTTCCGCGAGATCCTCGACGGCAAGTACGACGACCTGCCGGAAAGCGCCTTCTATATGAAGGGCCCGATCGAGCAGGTCAGCGGCACCGAGGAGAAGGCGGAGCGAGACGAGGGGGTCGAGCGGGTTGCAGCCGAGGCGCGGGCCGAGGAGGAGGAGCGTGAGAAGGAGGAGGCCCCGGCGTAG
- a CDS encoding F0F1 ATP synthase subunit epsilon, which translates to MADGHDKLEAQVLTPEREVFSGELVQLSTRTAVGEVGILARHIPMVARLVPAELRLHVSDSEIERYAQGEGWLEVFANRARVLIAEAIAPDQLDARELRERLDDAQRRADEAEEGSATHDGAQREVARFQAFLEIAEAG; encoded by the coding sequence GTGGCTGACGGCCACGACAAGCTCGAGGCGCAGGTCCTGACCCCCGAGCGCGAGGTCTTCAGCGGCGAGCTCGTGCAGCTCTCGACCCGCACGGCCGTGGGGGAGGTGGGAATTCTCGCCCGCCACATCCCGATGGTCGCTCGCCTGGTGCCGGCGGAGCTGCGGCTCCACGTCTCCGATTCGGAGATCGAGCGATACGCCCAGGGCGAGGGCTGGCTGGAGGTGTTCGCCAACCGGGCGCGAGTGCTGATCGCCGAGGCGATTGCGCCCGACCAGCTCGATGCCCGCGAGCTGCGCGAGCGCCTCGACGATGCGCAGCGGCGCGCCGACGAAGCCGAGGAGGGGTCTGCCACGCACGACGGCGCCCAGCGCGAGGTGGCCCGGTTCCAGGCCTTCCTGGAGATAGCAGAAGCCGGGTAG
- a CDS encoding M20/M25/M40 family metallo-hydrolase: protein MERTLTEELIAYDTSQPDGIRLCAGFVKGWLESRDIVARQIGVRDLPVTMAEVGPADASQTVLLHGHLDVVPGRPEQFTPRLEGERLYGRGAYDMKGALACLLLALADLRKQDQVRVRLGIVPDEEAEEETDRGGDRLVEAGFLGDFAITGEPTDMQVGIAAKGVLAMRIEVLGHAAHGATPWLGENAILRAYEVFRELESLPFASRSSELFDRPSINLGRILGGDALNKVPDTCFIDVDVRYLPEQDPDEILAEVAGLPRARVISTFSRPPVVVDPDSPYVTALRSSAAPHTDGQAWGVVGRDGASDAVSFLRVGIPAVEFGPHGGGHHGPDEWVSVPSLASYRKAIVDFVTGLPHALAGEPRDPSEAGGR from the coding sequence ATGGAGCGGACGCTGACGGAAGAGCTGATCGCGTACGACACCTCCCAGCCGGACGGCATCAGGCTGTGCGCGGGATTCGTCAAGGGCTGGTTGGAGTCGCGCGACATCGTGGCGCGCCAGATCGGGGTTCGCGACCTGCCCGTGACCATGGCGGAGGTGGGGCCGGCGGACGCCTCACAGACCGTGTTGCTCCATGGGCATCTGGATGTGGTCCCGGGGCGGCCGGAGCAGTTCACCCCCCGCCTGGAGGGAGAGCGACTGTACGGGCGCGGCGCCTACGACATGAAGGGCGCGCTCGCCTGCCTGCTGCTGGCGCTCGCTGACCTGCGCAAGCAGGACCAGGTGCGGGTGCGACTGGGGATCGTTCCCGACGAGGAGGCCGAGGAGGAGACGGACCGGGGGGGCGACCGGCTGGTCGAGGCGGGCTTCCTCGGCGATTTCGCCATCACCGGGGAGCCCACCGACATGCAGGTCGGGATCGCGGCGAAGGGAGTGCTCGCCATGCGGATCGAGGTGCTCGGACACGCGGCTCACGGGGCGACTCCGTGGCTCGGCGAGAACGCGATCCTTCGTGCCTACGAGGTGTTCCGTGAGCTCGAGTCGCTACCGTTTGCCAGCCGGAGCTCGGAGCTCTTCGACCGGCCGTCGATCAACCTCGGCCGCATCCTCGGCGGCGACGCCCTGAACAAGGTCCCCGACACCTGCTTCATAGACGTGGACGTGCGCTACCTGCCAGAGCAGGACCCGGACGAGATCCTCGCGGAGGTCGCCGGGCTGCCGCGCGCCCGAGTGATCTCGACCTTCTCGCGCCCGCCGGTCGTTGTCGACCCCGACTCGCCATACGTGACGGCCCTCCGCTCCTCTGCCGCCCCGCATACGGACGGCCAGGCTTGGGGGGTCGTGGGCCGCGACGGGGCCTCCGATGCGGTCTCGTTCCTTCGCGTGGGAATCCCAGCCGTTGAGTTCGGGCCGCACGGCGGCGGCCACCATGGGCCTGACGAGTGGGTATCGGTCCCCTCCCTTGCCAGCTACCGCAAGGCCATCGTCGACTTCGTCACCGGGCTTCCACACGCGCTCGCCGGCGAGCCTCGCGATCCCTCCGAGGCTGGCG